A region of Panicum virgatum strain AP13 chromosome 8N, P.virgatum_v5, whole genome shotgun sequence DNA encodes the following proteins:
- the LOC120686409 gene encoding transcription factor bHLH62-like — translation MAHDGFLGGSHDLPWPLSHHAAVTGAAAGGPFSVLQAHVQHALMGAGAGAGWEHDSAMSSMVPSQSPSPSSLAVAAGGGATFEAALMEQLASRLGVSVPSPLSSRYPSCYSRTVGSPSKPAAAPFGAPLLVADSERAARLSCLAASGGKLSRAASSQSLLGEPATATAPAPAQLHASDGSSSDDPSRKRKAPGGKSKAKDAVTTATPKSREPEMRAKKCKLSTNAADDEERKPAAGDAGRSNGKGKEVAAEPPTDYIHVRARRGQATDSHSLAERVRREKISERMKLLQDLVPGCSKVTGKAVMLDEIINYVQSLQRQVEFLSMKLSTVNPRLELDVDSSIPKDANQPCTPAASSLAPPPPVYSLEGGSSAALCYASSQGATEASVVTSAKSFVTSSTFVNHHTPDHSIEGFQNANSQMGSLWEEDDLQSLVLMGFRGST, via the exons ATGGCGCACGACGGCTTCCTCGGGGGCTCCCACGACCTGCCGTGGCCGCTCTCTCATCATGCTGCtgtcaccggcgccgccgcaggcggGCCGTTCTCAGTTCTGCAGGCGCATGTGCAGCACGCGCTGATGGGCGCCGGCGCTGGGGCGGGGTGGGAGCACGACTCCGCGATGAGCTCGATGGTGCCGTCGCAGtcaccgtcgccgtcgtcgctcgCGGTGGCCGCCGGAGGTGGAGCTACTTTTGAGGCCGCCCTGATGGAACAGCTGGCGAGCAGGCTCGGCGTTAGTGTACCTTCACCGCTGTCGTCGCGGTACCCATCCTGCTACAGCAGGACCGTGGGCTCCCCGTCcaagccagcggcggcgccgttcgGGGCTCCTCTGCTCGTCGCGGACTCGGAGCGCGCCGCGCGGCTCTCGTGCCTCGCGGCCTCTGGCGGGAAGCTGTCTCGAGCGGCGAGCAGCCAGTCACTCCTcggcgagccggcgacggcgacggcgcctgCCCCCGCTCAGCTGCACGCAAGCGACGGGTCGAGCAGTGACGACCCCAGCCGGAAGCGAAAGGCGCCGGGCGGCAAGTCCAAGGCCAAGGACGCGGTGACCACGGCGACACCGAAA TCCCGGGAGCCGGAGATGAGAGCCAAGAAATGCAAGCTCTCCACGAACGCCGCTGATGACGAGGAGCGGAAGCCGGCggccggagatgcagggcgaaGCAATGGCAAGGGCAAGGAGGTCGCCGCAGAGCCGCCCACGGACTACATCCACGTGCGTGCTCGCCGGGGCCAAGCCACGGACAGCCACAGCCTCGCCGAGCGG GTGAGGAGGGAGAAGATCAGCGAGCGTATGAAGCTGCTGCAGGACCTCGTCCCTGGCTGCAGCAAG GTTACTGGGAAGGCCGTGATGCTTGACGAGATCATAAACTACGTGCAGTCTCTACAACGGCAAGTGGAG TTCTTGTCGATGAAACTATCGACCGTCAACCCACGGTTGGAACTCGACGTGGACAGCTCCATTCCCAAAGAT GCCAACCAGCCGTGCACGCCTGCAGCGTCTTCCCtggcaccgccaccgccagtATACTCGCTGGAAGGAGGGTCAAGCGCGGCGCTCTGCTACGCCTCATCTCAAGGTGCTACGGAGGCGAGCGTGGTGACCAGTGCCAAAAGCTTCGTAACGTCATCCACCTTTGTGAACCATCACACCCCTGACCACTCAATTGAAGGATTTCAAAATGCTAACTCACAG ATGGGGAGCTTATGGGAGGAGGACGACCTCCAAAGCCTGGTGCTGATGGGGTTCCGGGGCAGTACGTGA